In a genomic window of Curtobacterium sp. MCBD17_035:
- a CDS encoding thioesterase family protein — protein MPVRIRWSDIDAYGHVNNSAMLRLLEEARILAFWAPDPEELEGTSETPPPIIDGRPGSGTLTVIAGQRLEYLQSIPYLRRPLDIQMWVGRIGGASIDVSYEVCSPAGTDPFVVFTRATTSLVLVDAETNRPRRLTDVERAACEAYREEPVAFSRP, from the coding sequence GTGCCCGTCCGCATCCGGTGGAGTGACATCGACGCGTACGGGCACGTCAACAACTCGGCGATGCTCCGGCTCCTGGAGGAAGCACGCATCCTCGCGTTCTGGGCGCCGGACCCCGAGGAACTCGAGGGCACGTCCGAGACGCCGCCGCCGATCATCGACGGTCGCCCCGGATCCGGGACGTTGACGGTGATCGCCGGACAGCGACTCGAGTACCTGCAGTCGATCCCGTACCTCCGGCGGCCGCTCGACATCCAGATGTGGGTCGGGCGGATCGGCGGGGCGAGCATCGACGTCTCGTACGAGGTCTGCTCGCCCGCCGGTACTGACCCCTTCGTCGTGTTCACCCGGGCGACCACCTCGCTCGTGCTCGTCGACGCCGAGACGAACCGCCCGCGCCGCCTCACCGACGTCGAGCGTGCCGCGTGCGAGGCGTACCGCGAGGAGCCCGTGGCGTTCTCGCGCCCGTAG
- a CDS encoding methyltransferase, with translation MTTTDERVTTRTTDTWVAIGPAGAVGSIHRTEAGFRVALYGREDRHASYPTLESAKRAVHAALGPLAERPEFRAH, from the coding sequence ATGACGACGACGGACGAGCGTGTCACCACACGCACGACGGACACCTGGGTCGCTATCGGACCGGCCGGTGCGGTGGGCAGCATCCACCGCACCGAAGCCGGGTTCCGCGTCGCGCTCTACGGCCGGGAGGATCGACACGCGTCGTACCCGACGCTCGAGTCGGCGAAGCGTGCCGTGCACGCGGCGCTCGGGCCATTGGCCGAGCGGCCCGAGTTCCGCGCCCACTGA
- a CDS encoding mechanosensitive ion channel domain-containing protein — translation MLLAATSTPSPTDEAKTIVTNAFTQFVDTWHTAITIVIVVVLAVVLRLFLRRVIRNLVDRIVNGVKRRQNVEDTQALIASPLQTARVIQRTRTLGSVLENVATVVIAVVALVIIASQFGANLLGLVAGASVVAAGLAVGAQSIVKDLLSGIFMIIEDQAGVGDVVDTGQATGVVENVGLRVMQVRDVNGILWFVPNGQILRVGNMSQGWSRVLVDVTVPYETDIDAVEDALLGAAVAMAQETRWRQRIVEKPEIWGLQTITDGAMVFRLVIKTRAAELDAVGRELRVRLKKAVDDLGVTLPAMAMIMPAGWENATSINGARPPRTHPTPVTRPSRKKATAPRDPA, via the coding sequence ATGCTCCTCGCCGCGACATCGACCCCATCCCCCACCGACGAAGCGAAGACCATCGTGACGAACGCCTTCACGCAGTTCGTCGACACCTGGCACACGGCGATCACGATCGTGATCGTCGTGGTCCTCGCTGTCGTCCTGCGACTGTTCCTGCGCCGGGTCATCCGGAACCTCGTCGACCGCATCGTCAACGGTGTGAAGCGTCGGCAGAACGTCGAGGACACGCAGGCCCTCATCGCGTCGCCCCTGCAGACCGCGCGTGTGATCCAGCGCACCCGGACGCTCGGCAGCGTGCTCGAGAACGTCGCGACCGTGGTGATCGCCGTCGTGGCGCTCGTCATCATCGCCAGCCAGTTCGGCGCGAACCTGCTGGGGCTCGTCGCGGGGGCGTCGGTGGTCGCCGCGGGCCTCGCCGTCGGGGCGCAGAGCATCGTCAAGGACCTGCTGTCCGGGATCTTCATGATCATCGAGGACCAAGCCGGCGTCGGTGACGTCGTCGACACGGGTCAGGCCACCGGCGTGGTCGAGAACGTCGGCCTGCGGGTCATGCAGGTCCGTGACGTCAACGGGATCCTCTGGTTCGTACCGAACGGGCAGATCCTCCGCGTCGGGAACATGTCGCAGGGATGGTCCCGCGTCCTCGTCGACGTCACCGTCCCGTACGAGACGGACATCGACGCCGTCGAGGACGCACTGCTCGGCGCGGCGGTGGCGATGGCGCAGGAGACCCGCTGGCGGCAGCGCATCGTCGAGAAGCCGGAGATCTGGGGCCTCCAGACGATCACCGACGGTGCGATGGTGTTCCGGCTCGTCATCAAGACGCGCGCTGCCGAACTCGACGCCGTCGGCCGGGAGCTCCGGGTCCGCCTCAAGAAGGCGGTCGACGACCTCGGCGTGACGCTGCCCGCCATGGCGATGATCATGCCCGCCGGGTGGGAGAACGCCACCTCGATCAACGGCGCTCGCCCCCCGCGCACGCATCCGACGCCCGTCACCCGACCGTCCCGCAAGAAGGCCACGGCGCCCCGGGACCCGGCATGA
- the ettA gene encoding energy-dependent translational throttle protein EttA, with protein MAEYIYQMVRARKSVGEKLILDDVTMSFLPGAKIGVVGPNGAGKSTILKIMAGLDQPSNGEAKLTPGFTVGILMQEPELDEDKTVLENVQEGVGPIKAKLDRFNEISAQMAEPDADFDALLAEMGTLQEEIDAADAWDLDSQLEQAMAALQCPPADEVVSHLSGGEKRRVALCKLLLQKPDLLLLDEPTNHLDAESVLWLEQHLQQYPGAVLAVTHDRYFLDHVAEWIAEVDRGRLYPYEGNYSTYLEKKRARLEVQGKKDAKLAKRLSDELDWVRSNSKGRQAKSKARLARYEEMAAEAERTRKLDFEEIVIPVGPRLGSQVIDAAKLHKQFGERIIIDNLSFTLPRNGIVGVIGPNGVGKTTLFKTIVGLEPLDAGDLKIGETVDISYVDQTRGGIDPNKNLWEVVSDGLDFIQVGKTEIPSRAYVSQFGFKGPDQQKKAGVLSGGERNRLNLALTLKQGGNLLLLDEPTNDLDVETLGSLENALLEFPGCAVVITHDRWFLDRIATHILAWEGVNEDGVPNWYWFEGNFQAYEENKIQRLGADAAKPGRATYRKLTRD; from the coding sequence ATGGCTGAGTACATCTACCAAATGGTCCGCGCCCGCAAGTCGGTCGGCGAGAAACTGATCCTCGACGACGTCACGATGTCGTTCCTGCCCGGCGCCAAGATCGGCGTCGTCGGCCCGAACGGCGCTGGCAAGTCGACGATCCTCAAGATCATGGCCGGCCTCGACCAGCCGTCGAACGGCGAGGCCAAGCTCACGCCGGGGTTCACGGTCGGCATCCTCATGCAGGAGCCGGAGCTCGACGAGGACAAGACGGTCCTCGAGAACGTGCAGGAAGGCGTCGGCCCGATCAAGGCCAAGCTCGACCGCTTCAACGAGATCTCCGCCCAGATGGCCGAGCCGGACGCCGACTTCGACGCGCTCCTGGCCGAGATGGGCACCCTGCAGGAAGAGATCGACGCGGCCGACGCGTGGGACCTCGACTCGCAGCTCGAGCAGGCCATGGCGGCGCTCCAGTGCCCGCCGGCGGACGAGGTCGTCTCGCACCTCTCCGGTGGCGAGAAGCGCCGCGTCGCCCTCTGCAAGCTCCTGCTGCAGAAGCCCGACCTGCTCCTGCTCGACGAGCCGACGAACCACCTCGACGCCGAGAGCGTGCTGTGGCTCGAGCAGCACCTGCAGCAGTACCCCGGCGCCGTCCTCGCCGTGACCCACGACCGGTACTTCCTCGACCACGTCGCCGAGTGGATCGCCGAGGTCGACCGCGGACGGCTCTACCCGTACGAGGGCAACTACTCGACGTACCTCGAGAAGAAGCGTGCGCGCCTCGAGGTGCAGGGCAAGAAGGACGCCAAGCTCGCCAAGCGTCTGTCGGACGAGCTCGACTGGGTGCGGAGCAACTCCAAGGGCCGCCAGGCGAAGTCGAAGGCCCGCCTCGCCCGCTACGAGGAGATGGCGGCCGAGGCCGAGCGGACGCGCAAGCTCGACTTCGAGGAGATCGTGATCCCCGTGGGGCCGCGCCTCGGCTCGCAGGTCATCGACGCGGCCAAGCTGCACAAGCAGTTCGGCGAGCGGATCATCATCGACAACCTGTCGTTCACGCTGCCGCGCAACGGCATCGTCGGCGTCATCGGCCCGAACGGCGTGGGCAAGACGACGCTGTTCAAGACGATCGTCGGCCTCGAGCCCCTCGACGCCGGCGACCTCAAGATCGGCGAGACCGTCGACATCTCGTACGTCGACCAGACGCGCGGCGGCATCGACCCGAACAAGAACCTGTGGGAGGTCGTGTCCGATGGCCTCGACTTCATCCAGGTGGGCAAGACCGAGATCCCGTCGCGCGCGTACGTGTCGCAGTTCGGGTTCAAGGGCCCGGACCAGCAGAAGAAGGCCGGCGTGCTCTCCGGTGGTGAGCGCAACCGACTGAACCTCGCGCTGACGCTCAAGCAGGGGGGCAACCTCCTGCTCCTCGACGAGCCGACGAACGACCTCGACGTCGAGACCCTCGGCAGCCTGGAGAACGCCCTCCTCGAGTTCCCGGGCTGTGCCGTGGTCATCACCCACGACCGGTGGTTCCTCGACCGCATCGCGACGCACATCCTCGCGTGGGAGGGCGTGAACGAGGACGGCGTGCCGAACTGGTACTGGTTCGAGGGCAACTTCCAGGCCTACGAGGAGAACAAGATCCAGCGCCTCGGCGCCGATGCCGCCAAGCCCGGCCGGGCGACGTACCGCAAGCTCACGCGGGACTGA
- a CDS encoding acyl-CoA thioesterase II yields MPTLRLVDTGASTGEDIFTGSSHWSPGGRVFGGQVLAQCVVAAQTTIDGRAIHSMHGYFLRPGAIDEPITFAVERIHDGRSFATRRVQAYQRGVPIFSMIASFQTPDTGVEHQDAMPLDVPDPESLPSAAELLAGIDHPVARHWAKRSIDVRHPGGPVFIEVTGERVAHQAVWLRVAGDLPDDPALHRAVLGYASDLSILEPIMRRHGLAWGTPGVKSASLDHAMWWHRDGRADDWVLYTQESPSAQSGRGLAIGRMFDRSGRLLTTVAQEGMLRVPGA; encoded by the coding sequence ATGCCCACCCTCCGGCTCGTGGACACGGGTGCGAGCACCGGCGAGGACATCTTCACCGGGTCGAGCCACTGGTCACCCGGCGGCCGGGTGTTCGGCGGGCAGGTCCTCGCCCAGTGCGTCGTCGCGGCGCAGACCACGATCGACGGGCGGGCCATCCACTCGATGCACGGGTACTTCCTCCGACCCGGTGCCATCGACGAGCCGATCACGTTCGCCGTCGAGCGGATCCACGACGGCCGCTCCTTCGCCACGCGTCGGGTCCAGGCGTACCAGCGGGGTGTGCCGATCTTCTCGATGATCGCCTCGTTCCAGACGCCCGACACCGGCGTGGAGCACCAGGACGCGATGCCCCTGGACGTCCCCGATCCCGAGTCCCTGCCGTCGGCCGCCGAGCTCCTCGCCGGGATCGACCACCCCGTCGCCCGCCACTGGGCGAAACGGTCGATCGACGTCCGGCACCCCGGAGGGCCGGTGTTCATCGAGGTGACCGGCGAGCGCGTCGCCCACCAGGCCGTCTGGCTCCGGGTGGCCGGTGACCTGCCCGACGACCCCGCCCTCCACCGTGCCGTGCTCGGTTACGCGAGCGACCTGTCGATCCTCGAGCCGATCATGCGGCGGCACGGCCTCGCCTGGGGCACGCCGGGCGTCAAGAGCGCGAGCCTCGACCACGCGATGTGGTGGCACCGCGACGGCCGCGCTGATGACTGGGTGCTCTACACGCAGGAGTCACCGAGCGCGCAGAGCGGCCGTGGACTGGCGATCGGCCGGATGTTCGACCGTTCGGGCCGCCTGCTGACCACGGTCGCGCAGGAGGGCATGCTCCGCGTGCCCGGGGCCTGA
- a CDS encoding SDR family NAD(P)-dependent oxidoreductase — protein sequence MDINGRSVFIVGGTSGIGLGLARRFAAAGSTVVVGGRNVDRVDDLETVVVDVTDPASVLHARDTVLRDHPDLDVVVTMSGVMLLEDLRDPAHFAQTAVTVDVNLLGTIRVIDAFTPHLIARGGGDLITVTSGIAFLPFPLMASYAASKAGVHAYSEALRAQLAGTGVAVTELVPPAVDTGNQGAVNPAALPLEGFLDEVTDLLTQDPTPHEILVQGVQMHRWAERDGTYADLVARRSAALANLPGR from the coding sequence ATGGACATCAACGGACGCAGCGTCTTCATCGTCGGAGGGACCTCCGGCATCGGCCTCGGACTCGCCAGACGGTTCGCCGCGGCGGGCAGCACCGTCGTCGTCGGCGGGCGGAACGTCGACCGGGTCGACGACCTCGAGACCGTCGTCGTCGACGTCACCGATCCGGCCTCCGTCCTCCACGCACGCGACACCGTGCTGCGGGACCACCCGGACCTCGACGTCGTCGTCACGATGTCGGGGGTGATGCTCCTCGAGGACCTCCGCGATCCGGCCCACTTCGCGCAGACCGCGGTGACCGTCGACGTCAACCTCCTCGGGACGATCCGGGTCATCGATGCGTTCACGCCGCACCTCATCGCGCGTGGCGGCGGTGACCTCATCACGGTGACGTCGGGGATCGCGTTCCTCCCGTTCCCCCTCATGGCGAGCTACGCGGCGTCGAAGGCCGGGGTGCACGCGTACTCGGAGGCCCTCCGCGCGCAGCTCGCCGGCACCGGGGTCGCCGTCACCGAGCTCGTCCCGCCCGCGGTCGACACGGGTAACCAGGGCGCGGTCAACCCCGCGGCCCTGCCGCTGGAGGGGTTCCTGGACGAGGTGACCGACCTGCTCACCCAGGACCCGACGCCCCACGAGATCCTGGTGCAGGGCGTGCAGATGCACCGCTGGGCGGAGCGTGACGGCACGTACGCGGACCTCGTGGCACGACGGTCGGCAGCGCTCGCGAACCTGCCCGGGCGCTGA
- a CDS encoding single-stranded DNA-binding protein has protein sequence MNDTITIRGIVATEPRHLVTGTGLAITSFRLASPSRRWDRANSAWVNGDTNWFTVTAFRSLASNCTGSVVKGDRVLVAGRLRVRTWERQDRSGLAVEIDADAIGHDLAYGRGQWRRTPRQTADEMAAPGDAPSAEERAVAGAVAVEVAAGALGATPGADDAGSMDGNLDDGGPDGDGLASTPGMFVAPEFAGVGPDGVVPDDDAAPAPGPDRHDPSALAVDATA, from the coding sequence ATGAACGACACGATCACCATCCGCGGCATCGTCGCGACCGAACCACGGCACCTCGTCACGGGGACCGGCCTGGCCATCACGAGCTTCCGACTGGCGTCGCCGTCGCGGCGGTGGGACCGCGCCAACTCCGCCTGGGTGAACGGCGACACGAACTGGTTCACGGTCACCGCGTTCCGCAGCCTGGCGTCGAACTGCACCGGTTCCGTCGTCAAGGGGGACCGGGTGCTCGTCGCGGGGCGGTTGCGGGTCCGGACGTGGGAGCGCCAGGACCGGTCGGGGCTCGCGGTCGAGATCGACGCCGACGCAATCGGGCACGACCTGGCCTACGGGCGCGGTCAGTGGCGCCGCACGCCGCGGCAGACGGCCGACGAGATGGCGGCTCCGGGTGACGCGCCGTCGGCCGAGGAACGCGCGGTGGCCGGTGCCGTCGCGGTCGAGGTCGCAGCCGGCGCGCTGGGGGCGACGCCCGGTGCCGACGACGCTGGCTCCATGGACGGGAACCTGGACGACGGCGGCCCGGATGGCGACGGTCTCGCCTCGACACCGGGGATGTTCGTGGCACCGGAGTTCGCGGGCGTGGGCCCCGACGGCGTCGTGCCCGACGACGACGCCGCACCGGCCCCTGGCCCGGACCGTCACGACCCCTCGGCCCTCGCGGTGGACGCCACGGCGTGA
- a CDS encoding globin: MTPGGELFHRIGGAPTFDRLVRAFYEGVQSDPVIWPMYPAEDLEGAISRLSLFLQQYWGGPTTYSEERGHPRLRMRHMPFRVTPDARDRWLRHMRAAVDGLDLAPMDEAMLWAYLERAAHAMVNAAGDVSGTGSTPDA; encoded by the coding sequence GTGACCCCGGGCGGCGAGCTCTTCCACCGGATCGGCGGCGCCCCGACGTTCGACCGGCTCGTCCGCGCCTTCTACGAGGGTGTCCAGAGCGACCCCGTCATCTGGCCGATGTACCCGGCCGAGGACCTGGAGGGCGCGATCTCGCGACTCTCCCTGTTCCTCCAGCAGTACTGGGGCGGACCGACGACCTACTCGGAGGAGCGCGGGCACCCGCGGCTGCGGATGCGGCACATGCCGTTCCGCGTGACCCCGGATGCACGGGACCGCTGGTTGCGGCACATGCGCGCCGCCGTCGACGGTCTCGACCTCGCTCCGATGGACGAGGCGATGCTCTGGGCGTACCTCGAGCGCGCGGCGCACGCCATGGTGAACGCCGCGGGCGACGTCAGCGGGACAGGCTCCACGCCCGACGCTTGA